A single region of the Rhizobium sp. NLR16a genome encodes:
- a CDS encoding adenylate/guanylate cyclase domain-containing protein, with the protein MIADGFPIWRASIRMPSLHPMYRGVAANFMRGGETVLENAEHGSETERNFEKTPIFYLLNRGEKTGRWNLAKGEGLHYGELYEFALAGGTDHVVNLFEFPKEVALRGLGFSLTSDSPGGFSDDQLAIIDELFPALGLAAYRVAVSKTATDILAVYTGARTSARILAGETRRGMGGSIDAAILLADLRNFTALTEAYQPGEIVGFLNEHFELIDRHVEENSGEILKFMGDSVLAIFPTDAEDPQRACKAALASAQNLLRANEELNRERTLDGGPDIGIDVVLHLGEVFYGNVGAQGRLDFTVIGRAVNEASRLEKLCGTLEQPLLLSESFAATCAVPCDYLGAFDLRGVSKRADVYRLARAAS; encoded by the coding sequence CTGATTGCGGACGGGTTTCCGATCTGGCGGGCAAGCATCCGCATGCCGTCCCTGCATCCGATGTATCGCGGCGTCGCGGCCAATTTCATGCGGGGCGGTGAGACTGTTCTCGAGAATGCGGAGCACGGCAGCGAGACCGAGCGCAACTTCGAGAAGACGCCGATATTCTATCTTCTGAACCGCGGTGAGAAGACGGGGCGGTGGAACCTGGCGAAAGGCGAGGGTCTCCACTATGGCGAGCTCTACGAATTTGCGCTTGCCGGTGGCACGGACCATGTGGTCAATCTTTTCGAGTTCCCGAAGGAAGTCGCGCTGCGCGGGCTCGGTTTCTCTCTGACGAGCGATTCTCCGGGCGGATTTTCAGATGATCAACTGGCGATTATCGATGAGCTTTTCCCAGCGCTGGGGCTTGCCGCTTACCGTGTCGCGGTTTCCAAGACCGCGACCGATATCCTCGCCGTCTATACCGGCGCCAGGACGAGCGCGCGCATCCTTGCCGGTGAAACCCGCAGGGGAATGGGCGGCTCCATCGATGCTGCCATCCTGCTTGCCGACCTCCGCAACTTCACGGCGCTGACCGAGGCCTATCAGCCGGGGGAGATCGTCGGCTTTCTCAACGAGCACTTCGAACTGATCGACCGGCACGTCGAGGAAAATTCCGGCGAGATCCTCAAGTTCATGGGCGATAGCGTGTTGGCAATCTTTCCGACGGACGCCGAGGATCCGCAAAGGGCTTGCAAGGCCGCATTGGCTTCGGCGCAGAACCTGCTGAGGGCAAACGAGGAGCTCAATCGCGAACGGACGCTGGATGGTGGCCCCGATATCGGTATTGATGTCGTCTTGCATCTCGGCGAGGTTTTTTACGGAAATGTCGGCGCCCAGGGCCGGCTGGACTTCACCGTGATCGGCAGGGCCGTCAACGAGGCGTCGCGGCTTGAAAAGCTGTGCGGAACGCTTGAGCAGCCCCTGCTGCTGTCAGAAAGCTTCGCAGCGACCTGCGCCGTGCCCTGCGACTATCTCGGCGCTTTCGATCTGCGCGGCGTTTCGAAGAGAGCCGACGTTTACAGGCTTGCCCGCGCCGCTTCTTAG